CACCGACCGCGCCATGGTGGTGCCGCTGGATGCCGGCTGGAGCGACGTCGGTTCCTGGGACGCGTTGCTAGACGTGCAACCGGCAGACGCGCACGGCAATGTCATTTCCGGCGACGTGATGATCGAGGACGTGTCGGGCAGCCTGATCCGCAGTGAAGGCCGGCTGGTGGCGGCGCTGGGGGTGAGCAATCACATCATCGTCGAGACGGCCGACGCGGTGCTGGTGGCCGACCGCGCCCGTGCCCAGGACGTCAAGCGCCTGGTCGAGCGGCTCAAGGCCGAGCGGCGCGACGAGCCGCTGGTGCACCGGCAGGTGTTTCGGCCCTGGGGTTCGTACGAGGGCCTGGTGCAGACCGAGCGTTTTCAGGTCAAGCGCATCATCGTCAAACCCGGCGCCAGCCTGTCGCTGCAGATGCACCACCACCGCGCCGAGCACTGGGTGGTGGTCAAGGGCACCGCGCGCGTGACCTGCGGTGACGATGTGCGCTTGCTGACCGAGGATCAGTCCACGTACATCCCGCTGGGCACTGCCCACCGGTTGGAGAATCCGGGCCGCATCGACCTGGAGATCATCGAGGTGCAATCCGGCAGCTACCTGGGCGAGGATGACATCGTCCGCTTCGAGGATCACTACGGACGCAGCGGCGCCTGATGCCGGCGGTCGAGCAATCGCTGCGGGTGCTGCACCTGTGCCCGGATACCCGTTATCTGACCGAGCTGTTCGCGCTGTATCGGGAGGCGCTGGACCAGCCGCCGTTCCAGAGCACGGTCGTGTTCCTGCGCGGCAAACCGGACGCCGCGCTGGCGCAGCACATGGGCGAACGGGTGCAGTTTCTGAACCTGTCCCGCAACGCCCTGGAAGGCCTGCGCCTGCCGGCCCTGTGGCGACTGTGGCGGTCGTGCCGGGGGCAGCGTTTCGATCTGGTGGTGGCACATCGCTTCAAGGCGCTCACGCTCGGACTGGCCTTGTACCGCTTGCGCGTGGCGCGGCACGTATTCGGTGTGGTGCACGAGATGGGGCAGTTCGACGGCCATCGCCGACGCGTGATCGAGCGGGCGCGCAAGGCGCCGCTGACGCTGATCGGCGTCTCGGATGCGGTGGTGGCCGATCTTGCGGCGCGTTTTCCGAGTTTTCCGACGGCGCGCCTGAAAGCCTTGCCCAACACCGTGGTCGATCACGCCTTGCTGACGCGCGGCCAGGCCTGCGCGGTGCTCCGGCTGGCACCGGATCGCTTCTGGTTCGGGGCCATCGGCCGGCTGGTGTCGGTCAAGGGCTACGACCTGCTGCTGCGCGCCTTCGCGCCACTGGCACATGAAATTCCCCGGCTGGGCCTGGCCCTGGTCGGAACGGGACGCGAGGAAGCGGCATTGCGTGCACTCAGCCACGACCTGGGCATTGAAGAACAGGTCGCCTTCTGCGGTTGGCGGGAGGATGTACGCAGCCTGCTCGGTGCCTTCGAGGTGTGTGTGTTTCCCTCCCGGGAGGAAGGCTTCGGACTGGCGATCGCCGAGGCCATGGTGGCTGAGCGCCCGGTGATTGCATCCGCGGTCGGCGGCGTGCCCGAGTTGCTGGGCGACGAGGCCTTGCTGGTGCCGCCCGATGAACCGGCGGCGCTGACGGCCGCGCTGCGTCGGCTGTACGACGACCCCGCACTGCGTGAGGCGATGGGGGCTGCGCTGCGCGCGCGCTGGCAGGCGCAGTTCTCGCCGACACAGTTTGCGAGGCGCTTGCAGGCATTTGCGCGTGAGGCGGCCGGAGCGGCCAGGTGAGCGTCGCCGGCCGCTGGACCGGCTGGCGCGCGCGCGGACCGGAGCAGCTCGCCGTGACACTCGGCATGTTCCTGGCAGGCTTTTTTCTGCTGCCGTCCGGCAAGGCGTTGAACACGGTCTACTACGCGCTGGTGCTGGCGCCGGCGTTGTTTTTGCTGCGCGTTGCCGACTGGCGCTGGCTGGCCGGCAGCTACACGTGGCGATTGGCCATGCTGCTGTTGACGTATCTGACCCTGAGTGGGCTGTGGTCGGCCGGCTTTACATTCGATGACTGGCTGCACGAGGCCAAGGCCCTGCCGTACCTGGCCGTGTATCTGGCCGTGCTGGCATGCGTTTGCGTGCGAAGGCGCGCGGCGTGGGAACGGCTGCTGCGCGGCGTCGCGGTGGCCGCCGTGGTCGGCACGCTGCTGTCGGTGGCGCTCTACTATCGGGCCGTAGCGTGGCCGGCGCGCCTGGAGTTTCAGGCCGCCGTCTACAACGCCAACGAAGGGGCGACGCTGCTTGCCGGCTGTCTGATGCTGGTGCTGTTTCACATTCTGCCGGCGGCGCGCGGGCGTTGGTGGCAGGCAGGCTGGCTACTGGCGGCCCTGGTGCTGGCGACTGGCATCGTGCTGACCGGCAGTCGCATGCCGCTGGCGGCTGCCGTGGCGTGTACCGCACTGGGATTTGCGCTGCGCGGGCAGTGGCGGCTGCTCGGGCTCCTGGCGGCCGCAGGCGCGCTGGCCCTGGGCCTGTTGCTGGTCGAGGGTGGCCACGGCCGGCCGGCGCTGGAAAGGGGCGACTCCTACCGGCTGGCCATCTGGCAGCAATTTGCCGCGCGGGTGGCCCACAGACCCTGGTTGGGCGAAGGTGTCCTTACCGACGATACGACGCAGATTGCAGCCCGGGATGCCGGCGCGCCACCGCTGACCATGAATCACCCGCACAGCGTGTACCTTGCCACTGCGCTATACGGCGGGCTGCCGGCGCTGGGCCTGCTGGCTGCATTGCTCGCTGCCGCGCTGCGCCAGGGCACCGGTGCGGCGCGGTGCGGCGAGCCGGCCTGGTTGCTTGTGCTGCTGGTCGGGCTGCTGTGCATGCTGACCGACGGCGACCGTTTGCTGCACGCGCCGCGGGGTATCTGGTTTTATTTCTGGCTGCCGGTCGGCGTGCTGATGGCCCGCCAGACGGCCGGCCGCGACCGGCGTTCGTTGACCGCTTGGCCGGCGGCAGGCTATCGCCCAGAATAGTTGGCTGGCCGCAGGCACCGGAACCGAACCGGGCGTCTGCAGGTCACAGTCCGCACGCCGGGCAATGCGAGGCAATGCGAGGCAATGCTGCCCCTGGGCGGTCAGGTTTCCACGAGCACAAGACATCTTCATGACGAGGCCCAGATGCGGGAAAAAATAAGGATCGCGATCATCGGCGTGGGCAACTGCGCCAGCTCCCTGGTACAGGGCATCCACTACTACCGCGGGCGCGATCCGCAGGACGTGATTGGTCTCATGCACTGGGACATCGGCGGTTATGCGCCGGGCGACATCGAGGTCGTGGCCGCCTTCGACATCGACCGGCGCAAGCTGGGCCGCGACGTGGCCGAGGCGATCTTCGCGCCACCCAACTGCACCACCGTGTTCTGCGCCGAGGTGCCGCCAAGCGGCACCGTGGTGCGCATGGGACGCGTGCTGGACGGCTACTCCGAGCACATGGCCGACTACCCCGACGCGCGCACCTTCCTGGTGGCCGACGCGCCGCAGCCGGACCAGGCCGAGGTGGTACGCGTGCTGCGCGAGGCGCGCGCCGACATGGTGCTCAACTACCTGCCGGTGGGCTCCGAGGAGGCCACGCGCTTTTACGCCGAGTGCGCGCTGCAGGCCGGCTGCGGCTTCGTGAACAACATGCCGGTGTTCATCGCCAGCGACCCGGCCTGGGCCAAACGCTTCGAGGCCGCCGGCCTGCCGATCATCGGCGATGACATCAAGGCCCAGTTTGGCGCCACCATCACCCACCGGGCGCTGACCGACCTGTGCCGCAAGCGCGGCGTGACCATCGATCGCACCTATCAGCTGAACACCGGCGGCAACACCGATTTTCTGAACATGCTGAACCTGGCGCGCCTGAAGTCGAAAAAGCGCTCCAAGACCGAGGCCGTGCAGTCGGTGGCGGCCATTCGCTTCGACGACGAGAACATCCACGTCGGCCCGTCCGACTACGTGGCCTGGCAGAACGACAACAAGGTCTGCTTCCTGCGCCTCGAGGGACGCATGTTCGGCGATGTGCCGTTCAACCTGGAATTGCGCCTGTCGGTGGAGGACTCGCCCAACTCGGCCGGCGTGGCCATCGACATGATCCGCTGCTGCAAGCTGGCGCTGGATCGCGGCGAGGGTGGCGTGCTTTATCCGCCATCGGCGTTCTTCTGCAAGCACCCGCCGGTGCAGTACACCGACGACGACGCCTACCGCCTGACCGAGGCTTTCATCGACGGCACCTGGAAGGAAAAACTGGCCGAGGTGGCGGCACAGCGGGCGGCGGCCGGCGGCACCTGACGGCCAGGCCGGGCATCGTTCGGCCCGAGGGCGGGCCTCCCACGGGCGATGCCACATGGGAAGTGATGGCATTCGG
This Immundisolibacter cernigliae DNA region includes the following protein-coding sequences:
- a CDS encoding glycosyltransferase family 4 protein produces the protein MPAVEQSLRVLHLCPDTRYLTELFALYREALDQPPFQSTVVFLRGKPDAALAQHMGERVQFLNLSRNALEGLRLPALWRLWRSCRGQRFDLVVAHRFKALTLGLALYRLRVARHVFGVVHEMGQFDGHRRRVIERARKAPLTLIGVSDAVVADLAARFPSFPTARLKALPNTVVDHALLTRGQACAVLRLAPDRFWFGAIGRLVSVKGYDLLLRAFAPLAHEIPRLGLALVGTGREEAALRALSHDLGIEEQVAFCGWREDVRSLLGAFEVCVFPSREEGFGLAIAEAMVAERPVIASAVGGVPELLGDEALLVPPDEPAALTAALRRLYDDPALREAMGAALRARWQAQFSPTQFARRLQAFAREAAGAAR
- a CDS encoding inositol-3-phosphate synthase → MREKIRIAIIGVGNCASSLVQGIHYYRGRDPQDVIGLMHWDIGGYAPGDIEVVAAFDIDRRKLGRDVAEAIFAPPNCTTVFCAEVPPSGTVVRMGRVLDGYSEHMADYPDARTFLVADAPQPDQAEVVRVLREARADMVLNYLPVGSEEATRFYAECALQAGCGFVNNMPVFIASDPAWAKRFEAAGLPIIGDDIKAQFGATITHRALTDLCRKRGVTIDRTYQLNTGGNTDFLNMLNLARLKSKKRSKTEAVQSVAAIRFDDENIHVGPSDYVAWQNDNKVCFLRLEGRMFGDVPFNLELRLSVEDSPNSAGVAIDMIRCCKLALDRGEGGVLYPPSAFFCKHPPVQYTDDDAYRLTEAFIDGTWKEKLAEVAAQRAAAGGT
- a CDS encoding O-antigen ligase family protein, with amino-acid sequence MSVAGRWTGWRARGPEQLAVTLGMFLAGFFLLPSGKALNTVYYALVLAPALFLLRVADWRWLAGSYTWRLAMLLLTYLTLSGLWSAGFTFDDWLHEAKALPYLAVYLAVLACVCVRRRAAWERLLRGVAVAAVVGTLLSVALYYRAVAWPARLEFQAAVYNANEGATLLAGCLMLVLFHILPAARGRWWQAGWLLAALVLATGIVLTGSRMPLAAAVACTALGFALRGQWRLLGLLAAAGALALGLLLVEGGHGRPALERGDSYRLAIWQQFAARVAHRPWLGEGVLTDDTTQIAARDAGAPPLTMNHPHSVYLATALYGGLPALGLLAALLAAALRQGTGAARCGEPAWLLVLLVGLLCMLTDGDRLLHAPRGIWFYFWLPVGVLMARQTAGRDRRSLTAWPAAGYRPE